A genomic region of Herbaspirillum sp. DW155 contains the following coding sequences:
- a CDS encoding TRAP transporter small permease subunit encodes MSHGFEMPGAAAARPAVPASAPVAWLAAFLQGYHRVAVFLGMIALLVTSCILTYSVVVRYFYHQPTDWQDEASVFMLVGVIFLCSAYVQSLRGHIGIEALAGMLSPLANKVRMFIVDVLSFLFCAFFTWKSWALFHEAWVEGQTTSSTFAPPLWIPYSLMALGMTMLTLQLLVQVLARITGTVPAPQAGGAQ; translated from the coding sequence ATGAGCCACGGCTTCGAGATGCCCGGCGCGGCGGCAGCGCGTCCGGCGGTGCCGGCCAGCGCCCCGGTGGCGTGGCTGGCGGCCTTCCTGCAGGGCTACCATCGGGTGGCCGTGTTCCTGGGAATGATCGCCTTGCTGGTCACCTCCTGCATCCTCACCTATTCGGTGGTGGTGCGTTACTTCTACCATCAGCCTACGGACTGGCAGGATGAAGCCTCGGTCTTCATGCTGGTGGGCGTGATCTTCCTGTGTTCGGCCTATGTGCAGTCGCTGCGCGGCCACATCGGCATCGAGGCGCTGGCGGGCATGCTTTCGCCGCTGGCCAACAAGGTGCGCATGTTCATCGTGGATGTGCTGTCCTTCCTGTTCTGCGCCTTCTTCACCTGGAAGTCGTGGGCGCTGTTCCATGAAGCCTGGGTGGAAGGGCAGACTACCTCGTCGACGTTTGCGCCGCCCTTGTGGATTCCTTATTCCCTGATGGCCCTGGGCATGACCATGCTCACCCTGCAGCTGCTGGTGCAAGTGCTGGCGCGCATCACCGGCACCGTTCCCGCCCCGCAAGCCGGAGGTGCGCAATGA
- the dctP gene encoding TRAP transporter substrate-binding protein DctP, translating into MTALTRRHFLGTLAAAPLAAALPAAWAQTASLKISHQFPGGTLTEGDFRDRLVRMFAQQVNEKTKGALKFEIYPGSSLMKTNAQFSALRKGALDMSLVPLNYAGGEVPETNIGLMPGLVTSYQQGAAWKNAEVGKELARVLGEKGVVIISWIWQAGGVASRSKPIVDPSDVKGMKVRGGSREMDLILKEAGAAVVTLPSNEIYAAMQTGAMDAAMTSSTSFMSFRLEEVAKALTTGRDKAYWYMFEPLMMSKAVFERLPKDQQAIIMAVGAEMEQFATKAAQADDIAVAQVYQKAGAKVVDLNAEVVKKWQDIARNTAWKDFAGRNASCAKLLALAEKTV; encoded by the coding sequence ATGACCGCATTGACCCGCCGCCACTTCCTTGGCACCTTAGCCGCCGCACCGCTTGCCGCCGCCCTGCCCGCCGCATGGGCGCAAACGGCCAGTCTGAAGATTTCTCACCAGTTCCCCGGTGGCACCCTGACCGAAGGCGACTTCCGCGACCGGCTGGTACGCATGTTCGCCCAGCAGGTGAACGAAAAGACCAAAGGTGCCTTGAAGTTCGAGATCTATCCCGGCTCGTCCCTGATGAAGACCAATGCCCAGTTCTCGGCCCTGCGCAAGGGCGCGCTGGACATGTCGCTGGTGCCGCTGAACTATGCCGGCGGCGAAGTCCCCGAAACCAATATCGGCCTCATGCCCGGCCTGGTGACCTCCTACCAGCAGGGTGCGGCCTGGAAGAATGCCGAAGTGGGCAAGGAATTGGCCCGCGTGCTGGGCGAGAAGGGCGTGGTCATCATCAGCTGGATCTGGCAGGCGGGTGGGGTGGCCTCGCGCAGCAAGCCCATCGTCGATCCATCCGACGTCAAGGGCATGAAGGTGCGCGGCGGTTCGCGTGAGATGGACCTGATCCTGAAGGAAGCGGGCGCCGCCGTGGTGACGCTGCCCTCCAATGAAATCTATGCGGCCATGCAGACCGGCGCCATGGATGCGGCGATGACTTCCTCGACGTCCTTCATGTCCTTCCGTCTGGAAGAAGTGGCCAAGGCGCTCACCACCGGGCGCGACAAAGCCTACTGGTACATGTTCGAGCCGCTGATGATGTCCAAGGCCGTCTTCGAGCGCCTGCCCAAGGATCAGCAGGCCATCATCATGGCGGTTGGCGCCGAGATGGAGCAGTTCGCCACCAAGGCCGCCCAGGCCGATGACATTGCCGTGGCCCAGGTCTACCAGAAGGCCGGCGCCAAGGTGGTCGATCTGAACGCCGAGGTCGTCAAGAAGTGGCAGGACATCGCCCGCAATACCGCCTGGAAGGACTTCGCCGGGCGTAATGCCAGCTGCGCCAAGCTGCTGGCCCTGGCGGAGAAGACCGTATGA
- a CDS encoding GntR family transcriptional regulator, whose translation MDTPKTRSETLRESIEELIAVGKLAPGQHLDETSLAEEFGVSRTPIREALIQLASMGIVEMRPRRGAIVADIGPQQLIEMFEVMAEFEAMCGRLAARRMTPAEHAQLLAAHEACQAARDASDPDAYFYLNEAFHDHIYAGSHNGFLAEQARALHRRLRPYRRLQLRVRDRLRMSFDEHQAVVDAIIAGDPERTVELLRQHIMIQGQRFADLVASLHQLRSAA comes from the coding sequence ATGGACACGCCAAAGACCCGTTCCGAAACCCTGCGCGAATCGATCGAAGAATTGATCGCCGTCGGCAAGCTGGCGCCCGGCCAGCATCTGGATGAAACTTCGCTGGCCGAGGAATTCGGTGTTTCGCGCACGCCCATTCGGGAGGCGCTGATCCAGCTGGCCTCGATGGGCATCGTCGAGATGCGCCCGCGCCGGGGCGCCATCGTGGCCGACATCGGCCCGCAGCAGTTGATCGAGATGTTTGAAGTGATGGCCGAATTCGAGGCCATGTGCGGCCGCCTGGCCGCGCGCCGCATGACGCCGGCCGAGCATGCCCAGCTGCTGGCGGCACACGAGGCCTGCCAGGCCGCGCGCGATGCCAGTGACCCGGATGCTTATTTCTATCTGAATGAGGCCTTCCACGACCACATCTACGCCGGCAGCCACAACGGTTTCCTGGCCGAGCAGGCGCGCGCCCTGCACCGCCGCCTGCGGCCCTACCGGCGCCTGCAGTTGCGGGTGCGGGATCGCCTCAGGATGTCCTTTGACGAACACCAGGCCGTGGTCGATGCCATCATTGCCGGCGATCCCGAGCGTACCGTGGAGCTGCTACGCCAGCACATCATGATCCAGGGGCAGCGCTTTGCCGACCTGGTGGCGTCCCTGCATCAGCTCAGGTCGGCCGCATGA
- a CDS encoding pseudouridine synthase — protein sequence MRPTPTLPMREGLSPSYLWLQPGPWRDMLSFLAERFTAVPEAIWRERLLRGEVRNQQGEQLRPESPYRSGDCIFYYRELPQGEERIPVEEKILHLDDHLLVADKPHFLPVIPTGRFVQETLLVRLKKATGLQDLVPIHRLDRETAGVIVFSHQPASRGKYQSMFQQRAMFKVYEAIAPLRPELELPRVHRSRIEEIPEQFFKMHEAEGTPNSETHISLLERRGELGLYQLEPVTGRRHQLRVHMASLGIPILNDLFYPHAVPVGVADDLDNPLKLLARSLFFIDPLDGSERHFVSQRSL from the coding sequence ATGAGACCCACACCGACCCTGCCCATGCGCGAGGGACTCTCGCCCAGCTACCTCTGGCTGCAACCGGGGCCGTGGCGCGACATGCTGTCCTTCCTGGCTGAACGTTTTACGGCAGTGCCCGAAGCGATCTGGCGCGAGCGCCTTCTGCGCGGAGAGGTGCGCAATCAGCAAGGTGAACAGTTGCGTCCGGAGTCGCCCTATCGCAGCGGGGATTGCATTTTCTATTACCGCGAATTGCCCCAGGGTGAAGAACGCATCCCCGTGGAAGAAAAGATCCTGCATCTCGACGATCACCTGCTGGTGGCCGACAAGCCGCATTTCCTGCCGGTGATCCCGACCGGCCGCTTCGTGCAGGAAACTTTGCTGGTGCGCCTGAAGAAGGCCACTGGCCTGCAGGACCTGGTGCCGATCCACCGGCTGGACCGCGAGACGGCCGGGGTGATCGTCTTTTCGCATCAGCCGGCCAGCCGGGGCAAGTATCAGTCGATGTTTCAGCAACGGGCGATGTTCAAGGTATATGAAGCGATTGCCCCGCTGCGCCCGGAGCTTGAGTTGCCACGGGTGCACCGCAGCCGGATCGAAGAGATTCCTGAACAGTTCTTCAAGATGCACGAGGCCGAAGGTACGCCTAATTCCGAAACCCATATTTCCCTGCTGGAGCGGCGCGGAGAACTGGGCCTCTACCAGCTGGAGCCGGTCACCGGGCGGCGTCACCAGTTGCGGGTGCACATGGCCTCATTGGGCATCCCTATCCTCAACGATCTGTTCTACCCGCACGCCGTGCCCGTGGGCGTGGCCGATGATCTGGACAACCCCCTCAAACTGCTGGCGCGTTCGCTGTTCTTCATTGATCCGCTGGACGGCAGCGAGCGTCATTTCGTCAGCCAGCGCAGCCTGTAA
- a CDS encoding type II toxin-antitoxin system HipA family toxin: MSMLRSLRIRLGRVEVGSLFALDDGRCYFRFDDAYALQGADRPVLSQLYLASTEERTRAQLLDPTLAANRGDGRGGLPPFFQNLLPEGQLRKHLVQRAGLAPDDEFGLLAYCGRDLPGDVSALAEELDERGLGRLLGQGHDSYEMSSGQLPVPGGESLSGVQPKLALVRESGGRYVMRSKDSQGSHFIAKLPATDYPNMPQVEFASLTLAAAAGVQTCRFSLEPLSAIAEHLPFGLRNDASRFLLVQRFDRDAPTPTGRLHMEDFAQVTGTTPAAKYVGTYAAIGVVLLERSTRGAEDVYELLRRIKVNELLGNFDAHLKNFSLLYHTPQQAALSPAYDIVAYAAYVGGDGHALAFMPGQKGKQLLTPAILRQLANLWRLPEPRLQAVLVETVERAMTLWPGLIDRLPFTDAQRGKLLAHLDANASVAAWRRRAARRKPAKGEGA; encoded by the coding sequence ATGAGCATGCTGCGATCCCTGCGCATCCGCCTGGGCCGTGTCGAGGTCGGCTCCCTGTTCGCGCTGGACGATGGCCGCTGCTATTTCCGTTTCGATGACGCCTATGCCTTGCAGGGGGCGGATCGTCCGGTCCTCTCCCAGCTCTATCTGGCCTCCACCGAAGAGCGCACCCGCGCCCAGTTGCTCGATCCCACGCTGGCCGCCAATCGGGGCGATGGCCGGGGTGGCTTGCCGCCTTTCTTCCAGAACCTGCTACCGGAAGGCCAGTTGCGCAAGCACCTGGTACAGCGCGCCGGGTTGGCGCCGGATGATGAATTCGGCCTCCTGGCCTATTGCGGACGCGACCTGCCCGGCGATGTCTCGGCCCTGGCCGAAGAGCTGGATGAACGCGGACTGGGCCGCTTGCTGGGGCAGGGGCACGACAGCTACGAAATGAGCTCCGGCCAGTTGCCGGTGCCGGGCGGGGAATCGCTTTCGGGCGTGCAGCCCAAGCTGGCCCTGGTCAGGGAGAGCGGCGGTCGCTACGTGATGCGCTCCAAGGACAGCCAGGGTAGCCACTTCATCGCCAAGCTGCCGGCCACCGATTATCCCAACATGCCGCAAGTGGAGTTCGCTTCGCTCACCCTGGCAGCGGCGGCCGGCGTGCAGACCTGCCGCTTCAGTCTGGAACCGCTCTCGGCCATTGCCGAGCACCTGCCGTTCGGCCTGCGCAATGACGCCAGCCGTTTCCTGCTGGTGCAGCGCTTCGACCGCGATGCCCCTACGCCCACCGGCCGTCTGCATATGGAAGATTTCGCCCAGGTCACCGGCACCACGCCGGCGGCCAAGTACGTCGGCACCTATGCCGCCATCGGCGTGGTCTTGCTGGAGCGCAGTACGCGCGGTGCGGAAGATGTTTATGAATTGCTGCGCCGGATCAAGGTCAACGAACTGCTCGGAAATTTCGACGCGCATCTGAAGAACTTCAGCCTGCTCTATCACACCCCGCAGCAGGCCGCGCTGTCGCCGGCCTATGACATCGTGGCCTATGCCGCCTATGTGGGCGGCGACGGCCATGCGCTGGCCTTCATGCCCGGCCAGAAGGGCAAGCAATTGCTGACCCCGGCCATCCTGCGCCAGCTCGCCAACCTGTGGCGTCTGCCCGAACCCCGTCTGCAGGCGGTGCTGGTGGAGACCGTGGAACGCGCCATGACCCTGTGGCCGGGCCTGATCGACAGGCTGCCCTTCACCGACGCCCAGCGCGGCAAGCTGCTGGCGCACCTGGATGCCAATGCCAGCGTGGCCGCCTGGCGCCGCCGCGCTGCGCGCAGGAAACCGGCGAAGGGGGAGGGTGCATGA
- a CDS encoding helix-turn-helix transcriptional regulator translates to MTSLQDIGQRIRSARKARGMTAITLAERAGMHRNTLLALETGRGNIELVKLLALCETLELDLLLLPRQAAPLRAAEAQGNGSQTELGARLEALMGEGGKA, encoded by the coding sequence ATGACCAGTCTGCAAGACATCGGCCAGCGCATCCGCAGCGCCCGCAAGGCGCGCGGGATGACGGCCATCACCCTGGCCGAGCGCGCCGGCATGCATCGCAATACCTTGCTGGCCCTGGAAACGGGGCGCGGCAATATCGAGCTGGTCAAGCTGCTGGCGTTGTGTGAGACGCTGGAACTGGACCTGCTGCTGCTGCCACGGCAAGCGGCTCCGCTGCGTGCGGCCGAGGCACAAGGCAATGGCAGCCAGACCGAACTGGGCGCGCGCCTGGAAGCGCTCATGGGCGAAGGAGGCAAGGCATGA
- a CDS encoding YjfB family protein, whose amino-acid sequence MDVTQIASLATSMAAAQTSDSVNVLMLKKALDSQAATAAGLLQALPLPANPNIGRNVNTTA is encoded by the coding sequence ATGGATGTCACTCAAATCGCATCATTGGCCACCAGCATGGCCGCGGCGCAGACTTCCGATTCAGTCAACGTGCTGATGCTGAAGAAGGCGCTCGATAGCCAGGCTGCCACAGCAGCTGGCTTGCTGCAGGCACTGCCGTTGCCGGCCAACCCGAACATCGGGCGCAACGTCAATACCACCGCCTGA
- a CDS encoding anti-sigma factor, which produces MKIPAISEEDLHAYADGRLPPARATEIAAWLEQDAAHSQRVRGWRAQNRALHAYYDPVLEEPLPPRLAAAVLAGDGQSHQRRDQARPRAAANSPAWWRHAAMLLLTLAGAAGGWMAHDLVAGSRSRNTLAAAPVMLARQAAVAHTVFSADMRRPVEVGADQEQALVTWLSRRLGANVRAPKLAPLGYDLIGGRLLPGQSGPVAQFMYQDAAGQRLTLYVSHDQVQNRETGFRFAQEGRVNVFYWIDGQFGYALSGSIPRAELSRIASSVYEQLASLPPAPTR; this is translated from the coding sequence ATGAAGATCCCGGCAATTTCAGAAGAAGATCTGCATGCCTATGCCGACGGCCGGTTGCCGCCGGCGCGCGCCACCGAGATCGCCGCCTGGCTGGAGCAGGACGCGGCGCACTCGCAGCGTGTACGCGGCTGGCGAGCCCAGAACCGGGCCTTGCACGCGTATTACGATCCGGTGCTGGAAGAACCCCTGCCGCCACGCCTGGCGGCAGCCGTGCTGGCCGGTGACGGGCAGTCCCATCAGCGCCGCGATCAAGCCCGGCCGCGAGCGGCGGCCAACAGCCCGGCCTGGTGGCGTCACGCCGCCATGCTGCTGCTGACGCTGGCTGGCGCTGCGGGCGGCTGGATGGCCCACGATCTGGTGGCGGGCAGCCGCTCCCGCAACACGCTGGCCGCCGCGCCGGTCATGCTGGCGCGCCAGGCAGCCGTGGCGCATACCGTTTTCAGCGCCGACATGCGGCGTCCGGTGGAAGTCGGCGCCGACCAGGAACAGGCGCTGGTGACCTGGCTTTCCAGGCGGCTTGGGGCCAACGTGCGTGCGCCCAAACTCGCGCCCTTGGGCTATGACCTGATCGGCGGCCGTCTGCTGCCGGGCCAGAGCGGCCCGGTCGCGCAGTTCATGTACCAGGATGCGGCCGGCCAGCGGCTGACCTTGTATGTCTCCCATGATCAGGTGCAGAACCGTGAGACCGGCTTCCGTTTTGCCCAGGAGGGCAGGGTCAACGTCTTCTACTGGATCGATGGTCAGTTCGGGTATGCCCTGTCCGGCAGCATCCCCCGCGCCGAACTCTCCCGTATTGCCAGCTCGGTCTATGAGCAGCTGGCCTCTCTTCCTCCCGCACCGACGCGTTGA
- a CDS encoding RNA polymerase sigma factor, producing the protein MFGRTARLQRQQRERQADEQAMLACLPRLRRYARALTGGRDSADDLVQDTLERAWQKLDSWKRGSDMRPWLFAIMHNLHADQRRQPALVTVELEQAADAAAPAPAAEHALVLDLEAALQLLPAEQREVLLLVVLEEMRYEEVAATLGIPTGTVMSRLSRARERLRQWMEGPGGRSEAGSTLKVVK; encoded by the coding sequence ATGTTCGGACGCACCGCCAGGCTGCAGCGGCAGCAACGGGAACGGCAGGCCGACGAGCAAGCCATGCTCGCCTGCCTGCCGCGCCTGCGCCGCTACGCCCGCGCCCTGACTGGCGGGCGCGACAGTGCCGACGACCTGGTGCAGGACACCCTGGAACGCGCCTGGCAAAAACTGGACAGCTGGAAGCGCGGCAGCGACATGCGACCCTGGCTCTTCGCCATCATGCACAACCTGCATGCCGACCAGCGGCGCCAGCCGGCGCTGGTCACGGTGGAGCTGGAGCAGGCGGCCGATGCGGCAGCGCCCGCACCAGCGGCCGAGCACGCGCTGGTGCTGGATCTGGAAGCAGCCCTGCAACTGTTGCCGGCCGAACAGCGCGAAGTGCTGCTGCTGGTAGTGCTGGAAGAAATGCGATATGAAGAAGTCGCCGCCACGCTGGGCATTCCCACCGGCACCGTGATGTCGCGCCTGTCGCGCGCCCGCGAGCGGCTGCGCCAATGGATGGAGGGGCCTGGCGGGCGCAGCGAGGCCGGCTCGACCCTGAAGGTGGTGAAATGA
- a CDS encoding group 1 truncated hemoglobin — MKHIITALILTGTLGLARAQTAPDDSLFRALGGLPVIERVVQDFMDTMLADARIRHTFDNSNLKRVQQKLVEQFCQLSGGGCVYTGDPMREVHQGLKLTNADFNALVEDLQLAMDKNGIASRTQNRLLALLAPMQRETVTR; from the coding sequence ATGAAGCACATAATCACCGCCCTGATCCTGACCGGCACATTGGGTCTGGCGCGGGCACAGACGGCCCCTGACGACAGCCTGTTCCGTGCGCTCGGCGGTTTGCCCGTGATCGAGCGGGTGGTGCAGGACTTCATGGATACCATGCTGGCCGACGCCCGTATCCGCCATACTTTCGACAATTCCAACCTCAAGCGCGTCCAGCAAAAGCTGGTCGAGCAGTTCTGCCAGCTTAGCGGCGGCGGTTGCGTCTATACGGGCGATCCGATGCGCGAAGTGCATCAGGGCCTGAAGCTGACCAATGCTGATTTCAACGCCCTGGTCGAGGATCTGCAGTTGGCCATGGACAAGAACGGCATTGCCTCGCGCACGCAAAACCGCCTGCTGGCGCTGCTGGCACCCATGCAGCGCGAGACCGTGACCCGTTAG
- a CDS encoding DUF3034 family protein yields MKKLTKNAAFLLLGTLAMPVMAQMNDAERDAWLQARQRKAAQAMRASAAAAGEPAATSDNTAHTTPDNTRWMPDLGKLIATGGVIQVEGAGGGGLTPWALITGYGSRDSYGANAHATYLATQDYTLRSYGVAVGLRDRVELSLARQEFYGSLAPLADLKITQDIVGIKVKLAGDAVYDQDRWLPQLAAGAMFKHNNGIGGLGSVTSVKQLGAASDAGIDYYLSATKILLAQSLLLNGTLRLTKANQMGLLGFGGDLNDRYQAMGEFSLAYLINRKLALGVEYRMKPRNLSADREKDYYDAFLAWFPGKNLSVTLAYVALGDITIYNPKPQRGVYLSLQAGF; encoded by the coding sequence ATGAAGAAATTGACCAAAAACGCGGCATTTTTGCTGCTGGGCACGCTGGCCATGCCGGTAATGGCGCAGATGAACGACGCCGAGCGTGATGCCTGGCTGCAGGCCCGGCAACGCAAGGCGGCACAGGCCATGCGCGCCTCGGCTGCGGCGGCAGGCGAGCCGGCTGCCACGTCGGACAATACGGCGCACACTACGCCGGACAACACACGCTGGATGCCCGACCTCGGCAAGCTCATCGCCACTGGCGGCGTCATCCAGGTCGAAGGTGCCGGGGGCGGGGGCTTGACGCCCTGGGCACTCATCACCGGCTACGGCAGCCGCGACAGCTATGGTGCCAACGCCCACGCCACCTACCTGGCCACGCAGGACTACACGCTCAGATCCTACGGTGTGGCCGTGGGCCTGAGAGACCGGGTGGAATTGTCGCTGGCCAGGCAGGAGTTCTACGGCAGCCTGGCGCCGCTGGCCGATCTCAAGATCACCCAGGACATCGTGGGCATCAAGGTCAAGCTGGCCGGCGATGCCGTCTACGACCAGGACCGCTGGCTGCCGCAACTGGCTGCCGGTGCCATGTTCAAGCACAACAACGGCATCGGCGGGCTGGGCAGCGTGACCAGCGTGAAGCAACTGGGCGCGGCCAGCGATGCCGGCATCGACTATTACCTGTCGGCGACCAAGATCCTGCTGGCGCAGAGCCTGCTGCTCAATGGCACGCTGCGGCTGACCAAGGCCAACCAGATGGGGCTGCTGGGCTTTGGCGGCGATCTCAATGACCGCTACCAGGCCATGGGGGAATTCTCGCTGGCTTATCTCATCAATCGCAAGCTGGCGCTGGGCGTGGAATACCGCATGAAGCCGCGCAATCTTTCCGCCGATCGTGAAAAGGATTATTACGATGCCTTCCTGGCCTGGTTCCCCGGCAAGAACCTGTCGGTGACCCTGGCCTACGTGGCGCTGGGCGACATCACCATCTACAACCCCAAACCGCAGCGTGGCGTCTATCTGTCGCTGCAAGCCGGTTTCTGA
- a CDS encoding EAL domain-containing protein, producing the protein MRLYRLESKIVALFIILIVVVQLAGFVAIRTAIDRNARSAISEELVIGERVFTRLLDQNAQKLTQGARLLASDFGFRQAIGTDDRATIASALANHGARIGASIGMLVGTDGLLHASTLDYPDTDLQRSSLELVRRAGNGNGNGAADSAVVGDRLFQIVAVPVKAPVTIAWVVMGFPVDRDLVNDMRALSQLQVSVLVRQRGSAGWSADVSTLPDAQARMMAREASSRQMGQAGATDVQIEGNQYRARVLPLARASNGQEAVAVLQRSVSEAVAPYQRLQLILLSITVLGVLGAAVASAVMARRITSPLRELATVAKRLGEGDYSEGPYIRRQDEIGRLGAAFETMRSEIASRELKISRLAYQDQLTGLPNRVQFADLLREAIGQAQVRPGSSCHILMLDLDRFQHVNDVLGHSFGDALLRQVAARLSAQLQHPGAKLARLGGDEFAILLPDVDLDGALDQAAHILRALEQPLSLQEQTVDLGAGIGVAGYPVHGQSSEVLLSRVEVAMYAAKRKGSGVVVYDPAIDQSSQENLSLLSELRRALERDEFMLYLQPKLDLASGAVVGGEALVRWVHPEKGFIGPDNFIPFAETTGFVRMLTLWMMEKVARLSAELRAQGVFLKFSVNLSTRDLLDPELPAAFGAILERHRLTPSALCLEITESAIMDDPARAQSTLDRLAAMGFALSIDDFGTGYSSLAYLKRLPVDELKIDKSFVMKMAQDQDDAKIVRSTVDLGHNLGLRVVAEGVESEEVWFLLRQMGCDQGQGYFMGKPMPVERFMEWLPRWRAPQVLDQSENIAI; encoded by the coding sequence GTGCGTCTTTACCGTCTGGAAAGCAAGATTGTCGCGCTGTTCATCATCCTCATCGTGGTGGTGCAGCTGGCCGGCTTCGTGGCGATCCGAACCGCCATCGATCGCAATGCCCGCAGCGCCATCAGCGAGGAGCTGGTCATCGGCGAGCGCGTCTTTACGCGCCTGCTGGACCAGAACGCCCAGAAGCTGACCCAGGGCGCGCGCCTGCTGGCCTCGGATTTCGGCTTCCGCCAGGCCATCGGCACCGATGACCGCGCCACCATCGCCTCGGCGCTGGCCAATCACGGTGCGCGCATCGGCGCTTCCATCGGCATGCTGGTGGGCACCGACGGGCTCCTCCACGCTTCCACCCTCGACTATCCCGATACCGATCTGCAGCGCAGCAGCCTGGAGCTGGTGCGCCGCGCCGGCAACGGGAATGGCAATGGGGCCGCCGACAGCGCCGTGGTCGGTGACCGCCTGTTCCAGATCGTGGCCGTGCCGGTCAAGGCACCGGTCACCATCGCCTGGGTGGTGATGGGCTTCCCGGTGGACCGCGATCTGGTCAACGACATGCGCGCGCTGTCGCAATTGCAGGTCTCCGTCCTGGTACGCCAGCGCGGCAGCGCGGGCTGGTCGGCCGACGTCTCGACCTTGCCCGACGCCCAGGCCAGGATGATGGCCAGGGAAGCCAGCAGCCGGCAGATGGGCCAGGCCGGCGCTACCGATGTGCAGATCGAGGGCAACCAGTATCGTGCCCGCGTGCTGCCGCTGGCGCGCGCCAGCAACGGCCAGGAAGCGGTGGCCGTGCTGCAGCGTTCGGTCAGCGAGGCGGTGGCGCCTTACCAGCGCCTGCAATTGATCCTGCTCAGCATCACGGTGCTGGGGGTGCTGGGCGCGGCCGTGGCCAGCGCCGTGATGGCGCGTCGCATCACCAGCCCCTTGCGCGAGCTGGCCACGGTGGCCAAGCGGCTGGGCGAGGGCGATTACAGCGAAGGCCCCTACATCCGCCGCCAGGATGAAATCGGCCGCCTGGGTGCGGCCTTCGAAACCATGCGTTCGGAAATCGCCAGCCGCGAACTCAAGATCAGCCGCCTGGCTTATCAGGACCAGCTTACCGGCCTGCCCAACCGGGTACAGTTTGCCGATCTGCTGCGCGAGGCCATCGGCCAGGCCCAGGTGCGGCCGGGCAGCAGTTGTCACATCCTGATGCTGGACCTGGATCGCTTCCAGCACGTCAATGACGTGCTGGGCCACAGTTTCGGCGACGCGCTGCTGCGCCAGGTGGCTGCGCGTCTGTCGGCCCAATTGCAGCATCCGGGGGCCAAGCTGGCGCGCCTCGGTGGCGATGAGTTTGCCATTCTGCTGCCGGATGTCGATCTCGATGGGGCACTGGATCAGGCCGCCCACATCCTGCGTGCGCTGGAGCAACCGCTGTCGCTGCAGGAGCAGACCGTGGACCTGGGCGCCGGTATCGGCGTGGCCGGATATCCGGTCCACGGCCAGAGCAGCGAGGTGCTGCTCAGCCGGGTCGAGGTCGCCATGTATGCCGCCAAGCGCAAGGGCAGCGGCGTGGTGGTCTATGACCCCGCCATCGACCAGAGCAGCCAGGAAAACCTGTCGCTACTGTCTGAGCTGCGCCGTGCGCTGGAACGCGACGAATTCATGCTCTACCTGCAACCCAAGCTGGACCTGGCCAGCGGTGCGGTGGTGGGCGGCGAGGCGCTGGTGCGCTGGGTGCATCCTGAAAAGGGCTTCATCGGGCCGGACAATTTCATTCCCTTCGCCGAGACCACCGGCTTCGTCCGCATGCTGACGCTCTGGATGATGGAAAAAGTAGCTCGCCTGTCGGCCGAGCTGCGCGCGCAGGGCGTGTTCCTGAAGTTCTCGGTCAACCTGTCCACCCGCGACCTGCTCGACCCGGAACTGCCGGCCGCCTTTGGCGCCATCCTCGAACGTCATCGCCTGACGCCTTCCGCGCTCTGCCTGGAAATTACCGAAAGCGCCATCATGGATGACCCGGCGCGTGCTCAGAGCACCCTGGACCGTCTCGCGGCCATGGGCTTTGCGCTGAGCATCGACGACTTCGGCACCGGCTATTCCTCGCTGGCCTATCTCAAGCGCCTGCCGGTGGATGAACTGAAGATCGACAAGTCCTTCGTCATGAAGATGGCGCAGGACCAGGATGACGCCAAGATCGTGCGCTCCACCGTGGACCTGGGTCACAACCTGGGCCTGCGGGTGGTGGCCGAAGGCGTGGAAAGCGAGGAGGTCTGGTTCCTGCTGCGTCAGATGGGTTGCGACCAGGGGCAGGGCTATTTCATGGGCAAGCCGATGCCGGTTGAACGCTTCATGGAGTGGCTGCCCCGATGGCGTGCGCCGCAAGTGCTGGATCAGTCCGAAAATATCGCGATATGA